The DNA window AAGTGTGCGGCAATATCTTCTGACGGGGACTTTGTATTCCCTCATTAGATAGCCGGTCTCTTTGTTTTCCATAGGGAGAAATATGTTTTAGTAAGAAGGGATTTTGCAGAGTGTCATCAGTGTGTGTGACATGCTACTGCAAAATCCCTTTCTATGACGAAACTTTAATTACTTATAAATAGGACCGTAGGTTGCACATGCGCGGTAGTCAGAACCTTCCTTATCCATTCCGAACGCATTCCATGCCGCAGGACGGAAAATCTTCTCGTCCTCTACATTGTGCATGCAGACGGGGATGCGGAGGATCGAAGCGAGGGTGATGAGGTCGGCACCGATGTGGCCGTAGGAAATCGCGCCGTGGTTTGCACCCCAGTTGTTCATCACTGAGTATACATCCTTGAACGCGTCGCGGTCGGGGCAGAGACGGGGCACGAACCAAGTGGTTGGCCATGTCGGGTCAGTGCGCATGTCGAGCACCTTCATGATTTCGGGATCTACATCGGCGGTCCATCCTTCTGCAATCTGTAGCACCGGGCCGAGACCTTTGACGAGGTTGAGTCGCATCATGGTCACGGGCATTCCGCCTTTGGTGAGGAAGTTCGACGAGAAGCCGCCGCCACGGAAGTAGTCGCGGTCAGCGGGATACCATGTGGTAGCGCCGAGACATTTTTCAACATCGCTTTCGGTCATTTCCCACGGTTCTTTCATCATCGGGTTGCCCTCTGCGTCAGACACCTGTCCTGTTCCGTCGAGAGTTGTGGCGCCCGAGTTGATGAGGTGGATCATACCGTCGGCTGCACGGCCTGTAAGCTCCTTGCCTGTAACGCGCTTCACTGCTTCGGGACTCCAGTAGGTGCGGACGTCGCTGAAGAACTGTGCGCGGTTGGTCAGAAGGTGGCCGAAAAGCATTGCGATGCCGTTGCAGCAGTCGTTTTCGGTAGCGAATACAAATGCCTCGCGGATGCCGTTCCAGTCAAATGAAGTGTTGAGGAGCGCTTCGGAGAAGTCACCATTGGGATAGAAGTCGGTCCATTGGCGCTGACCCTGAAAGCCGCCGGCGATTGCGTTGTGGCCGAGTGCTTCTTCAAGATATCCCATTTCACGGAGTTTGGGATTGCCCTGCATGAGGTCGCGGATGATGAGGGTCATCTTCACAACGAATTCCCAGTCAGCGTCTTTTTCTTCGCGGGTCTTTTTCTTTTCGGGACGGTTCTTGAAATCCTCGCCTTCGCGTGGCTTGCAGTATTTTTCGGTCCAAGCCATTGCTTTTTCATATTCTTCGTGGTCATAGATGCCGAGTGTGATGCGGCGGGCAACTTCGGTCATGTCGACCTGTTCGGCACGGATACCGAGATATTCCTGAAGGAAGTCGGGGTCTACGATCGAACCTGCGATACCCATTGCAACATTGCCGACAGAGAGATAAGACTTGCCTCTCATGAGAGCGACGGCGAGGGCTGCGCGGGTGAAGCGAAGGAGCTTTTCGGCCACATCGGCGGGAATCGAGTTGTCGTCAAGATCCTGCACGTCGTGTCCGTAGATGCCGAACGCGGGAAGACCCTTCTGAGCGTGGGCGGCGAGCACGGCTGCGAGATATACGGCGCCGGGACGTTCTGTGCCGTTGAATCCCCATACGGCCTTCGGCCAGTGGGGGTGCATGTCCATTGTCTCAGAGCCGTAACACCAGCATGATGTCACCGAGATAGTCGCGCCTACGCCTTCACGTTCGAATTTTTCCGCACATGCCGCAGCTTCGGGCACACGGCCGATAGTTCCGTCGGCGATTACGCATTCAACCGGCGAACCGTCGGGATAACGGAGGTTGGCTGATATAAGGTTGGCCACGGCTTTGGCCAGATTCATTGTTTTGTCTTCAAGACTTTCGCGGATGCCTCCCTGACGAGCGTCGATGATGGGACGGATACCGATTTTAGGGTAAGTGTTCATGATACTGAAATGATATTTCTTGGTTTTTGTTGTTCTATTATTCTTTATTTATGTATTTGTTGTGTATTTATAGGTGTATGCTGTGCAAAACTACAGAAAAAAACTGATAATGTCTCTATCTGCGCGACGGAATTTTGCGTTTGTAGCATTGCTTGAAATCGCAGAGTCCGCAGGAGTATTCCAGTTTCCTTACGTTTTCACCAAGTCCGATGACACCGCTGACCGATTTTATGGGTGTCATCAGGCTTGACGGCGTGAGCGCCACCCCACAGGGCTTTTCTTCCGGAAAGAGCCTGAACAGATCCTGCTGTCCGCTGACGTGCCATCCGCAATATCCCGGGCTGAACCTGTTGGTGTGCCGCCATCCTGACGGATCGAGCAGGCGTTGCAGTTCCTCCTCCATGCAGTCGGCGGCCTTTTCGGCAATCACGCTGCCTATCGCGTCGGCAATGAACACCTTCACCATGTCGCCGTCGTCCATGAGCTTGTGTTGGAACTCCTCAAACTCTGTGCCGGCGGTCGCGATGAAGAATGTGTAGCGCGACGAACCGCGCAGTTGCCGGCTTATGATGCGTCCGACCGAGAAGTCCCTGCCCATGACGGTGAGAGTGGCGCTGTCGGGGTCGAGCTTTCCGTCTGTGACGAAGAAACAGAAGCCGGGACGCACGAACCGGGCCACACATGCGAGCATTTCGTCTGTCTCTCCGACGGTCATTGCATCGGGTGCAGCCGTGCCATAGCCCATCTGCTCGTAGATTTCAGGCAGTCCGATGGCAAGGTCTTCGAAATTTAGCTCGCGTTTGATCATAGGCAGCTTTAGGGATTATCGGATGGTTATGAGTTCTTTCTGTTATATTCTTCAAGTTCCTCGAAAAATGCGTCGATGTTGGCGAACGGCGTGTGGGGGGAGTGTCGCAGCCGCTCGACAGGACGAAATTCGGATAGTCTCGCATGCGTCCGAGCAATTCGGCCGTAGCCTTGTGCATGGCCTCAGGAGTGGATTCCTTGAACACTGAAACCGGGTCGAGATTGCCCATAGCAAGTGCTGTGGGTGGAATCTCGCGGATCACTTCGGCCATGTCGCATTTATTGCCGAAGTGATATGCTCCCGCACCTGTTGCAGCCATAGCCTTGGTGCAGTGGCCCGTGTTTCCGCAGTTGTGGAGAATGATTGTGAAATAATCGTCCTGCACCTGATCGACTATCTGTTTTACATAGTCTGATGAAAAGCGCTTGCAATCTTCGTCAGACATGAGTCCGGCGGCAGGTTCGGCCATCACCACACCGTTGACACCTGTTTCCTTCAGTGCCTTGCAGTAGCGGAGTATGTATTCCGTACATTTCGCGAGAAGGGTATGTGCGGCTTCCGGATTCTGATAGATGAGAATCATGATTTCCGACATATCGTAAAGTCGTCCTGCGAGTGAGAACGGGCCGATACATCCTCCAAGCACGGGACGGTCGGTTATCGAGCGTGCAGCCAGTAGATTGGCCTTGATGTATTCAGGCACGCGCCCGGCGCGGAGAGAGGGGACTTTCAGCCGTTCGATATCCTCTGGCGAGTTGAGCATGTGGCCTATGACGGCGGGTACTTCATTCTCGGGAAACGAGATTTCAGCGCCGAAAGCCTCGGCCTCTACCGTGAGATCCATTATGACGGTAGCGGCTGCGGTCGGATATTTCTTTGCCAGAGCCTCTATCGCCTTGTGGTGGACATTTCCGTCGCTCACGGCCCGGAGGACGGTTTCACCTATGATTTCAATTCCCGGATGAGTCATGATAGGTATCGCAGCTATATCTTTGCGCCTGATAATGTCCTGCATCCAGCGGGTCATATTAATTTTCATGGTTTTTTACAATATGTTGTAGTCGCATGTTTTTGATTTCTGTCTGCAAATATACTTCTTTTCAGCTGAATTCTCTATAAATATTTTTCAATTTCATTGAGAATTCGTACTTTTGTCATACATTATGTAAGAATTAAATTTAGAGCTAAACAAAATACCATGAGATTTTTAACTCTACTTATTGCTTTAGTGCTTGCGTCGGCTATCGGATCACATGCAGGAAATATCTATGTTTCGGCATTGAAAGGTGACGATAACGCTCCCGGAACTGTCGCCCGGCCATTGAAATCGGTGGGCGAGGCGCTGAAACGTGCACGTGAATGGCGTCGGTTGAAAGCCAAGGAAGCCGCCGGCGACATTAGGATAATACTTGAGGGTGGTGTATATCGCCAGGCCACCCCGCTTTTTTTGCGTCCCGAGGACAGCGGTACGCCTGAATCGGCCACGGTAATCTGTGCGCCGAAAGGTGAGACAGCCGTCATCAGCGGAGGTGTTGAGGTCAAAGGCTGGACAAAGGGTTGTGACGATCCGCGTGTCGCCGGACATCTGCGTGACAAAATCTGGGTTGCCGAAGCACCGCTCTCAGCCAGCCGCATAGTCGAGACCCGTCAGCTCTATGTCAACGGACGCAAGGCGCAGCGCGCTTCGCAGTTCGCACCCGGAGTAATGGAACGTATGGTTGATTTCAACGCTGCTGGCCGCACGATTACCGTTCCCGCTCCCTCTGTCGACCTGTCTGCCGCTCGACAGCTCGAAATGTTCGTCCATCAGCGCTGGGCCATAGCCATACTTCGAGTGAAAGACATGGTCACCGACGGCAACGGCAACACCGTCGTTTCGTTTCACGATCCTGAAAGCCGTCTGGAGTTCGACCACCCGTGGCCTCAGCCTGTGATTGGCGGCGAGCGTGGAAATTCATCCTTCTTCTTTGCAAATGCGCTTGAATTGCTCGATACACCCGGAGAATGGTATCAGGACTATCCTTCGGGACGAATCTATTACTATCCTGTGGAATCTGACGGCGATATGAACGGCGCGGAGGTGACAATCCCTCTGCTTGAGACCATTGTCGCGGTCGAAGGAAGCCGAGAGCGCAATGTCGGCAATATCCGTTTTGAGAATGTCGGTTTCGAGCATGCTGCATGGCTGCGCCCGTCGGTCGAAGGCCATGTGACTCTGCAGGGAGGTTTCCGGCTGCTTGATGCCTATAAGCTCCATATTCCCGGTCTTCCCGAAAAGGCCGAGCTTGAAAATCAGGCTTGGATAGCACGCCCTGAGGCGGCAATAACTGTGAGACATGCGGGCAATATCGATTTTAAGGACTGCACTTTCCGTCATCTCGGGGCTACCGGGCTTGACTATGTGACAGCCGTGAGTGATTCGGAAGTCACAGGATGCCTCTTTGAAGACATCGGCGGCACTGCCTTGCAGATGGGAGCTTTCCCCGATGGCGGTTTCGAGACCCATGTACCCTATGTTCCGTCTGTTGCCGGCGATATATGCCGCAACATCAGTGTGAAATCCAACATTATCCGCGACGCGACAAACGAGGACTGGGGATGTGTGGGCATCGGTGCGGGCTATGTAAGGGATGTGACGATAGCCGACAATGAAGTCTCTCATCTGAACTATTCAGGCATTTGCGTGGGGTGGGGGTGGACTCCTCTTGAAAGCGGAATGTCGAACAACCGCATTACCGGCAACCATGTACACCATTTCGCCGCCCAGCTCTATGACGCGGGAGGTATATACACTCTTTCCAACCAGCCCGGTTCAGTGATAGCCGGCAACCGTATAGACAATCTGATTGATGCCCCTTATGCGACAAACAACAGGGCTTTCTATATTTATTTTGACGAAGCTACCGACGGTTATACCGTTGATGGCAATCATTGTCCTGATGCTGAGTTCGGTTATAACCGTCCAGGTCCGAAGCTTGTTGTCGGTGACAACGGTCCGCATATCAGCCTTGATTTGAATCTGCCTGAGAAGCGCTGACGCTTATTCATCAGCCTGATGTCCGGCATTCAGATTTTGCAGACAGTTCTTTATCAGTCTGCATTTTGACAGTTTATATAAGTTTGCGATAGCAGAAAACATAGAAAAAACATTACGATAATCAACAGAAATGAAACCGACCAATTATCATTTATTTGATTTTCTTGACTTTGACGTAGATTTAAAGCGCGACGAATCGCTATGGAAATCCTGCAGCCCGACTGCGGTAGAAGTAAGGGACGGCGATGTCCTTGTTACTGTTCCCTTTCAGAAGCAGGTGCTTGCCAACGATATGGCAGCCGATGAATCGGCTCCGCGTGAGAACCATACACTTATCATACGGCAATACGGACCGAAGATAACCCGTGTGTTCATGGGTTTCGGAGAGATTGAGATGACCGACGATTCCGAGATGCTTATGCTCAGCGAGCGTGTTGTTAAAATGCCTCTCGACGCGAAATTCAATGATGGCGAGTGGATCATATCGACAGCCGATGGCATACGCCGCGCGGTCATCAACATGCGCGAGCCGCTTCTTGACCGTTGGAGCACCTTGCTCCCCGATCCGCAGGAGACTCTTGATCTCCGGCTCTTCCCCGACGGAAAGCGTGAAGTGCGTCTTGCTGCCTACGACCATTTCTCGCCACCACGCTACGATGCACTCCCGCTTGCCTATTGCAAGCTTGACGGCAAGAAGGAGCGTGCGACTCTTTCGTTTGAATGTAAGCCCGATGAATGTTTCGGCGGTACGGGCGAGCGATTCGCCAAGATGGATCTTAGCGGTCAGACGTTTTTCCTGAAAAATCAGGATGGTCAGGGTGTCAACAACCGTCGCACATATAAAAACATCCCGTTCTATGTGTCGAGCCGCATGTATGGCACATTCTATCACACCACCTCGTGGTGTAAGCTCTCGCTTGCCGGACATTCGGCACGCTCGGTTCAGTTTATGAGCGACCAGGCGCTTGTCGATGCCTTCGTCATCGGTGGTGATTCAATCGAGGAGATTGTAAGAGGCTACCGTGACCTGACAGGCTATCCCACCATGCCACCGTTATGGAGTTTCGGAGTGTGGATGAGCCGAATGACATATTTCAGCGCCGATGAGGTCGACGGAATATGTGACCGTCTGCGTGAAGAGCACTATCCCTGCGATGTGATCCATCTCGATACAGGCTGGTTCCGCACCGACTGGCTTTGCGAGTGGAAATTCAATCCCGAGCGTTTCCCTGATCCGGAAGGATTCCTGAAGGGATTGCGCGACAAGGGATTCCGTGTGTCGCTGTGGCAGCTCCCATACGTGGCCAAGGATGCCGAACAGATTGACGAGGCTCGCGAAAACGACTATATAGCCCCGCTTACGAAGCAGCAGGCATCAGAGGGTTCGAACTTCTCGGCTCTTGACTATGCCGGAACTATTGATTTTACCTATCCTGCCGCTACCGAGTGGTACAAAGGTCTGCTTAAAGAGCTTCTCGATATGGGGGTGGTATGTATCAAGACCGACTTCGGTGAAAACATTCACATGGATGCCGTATATAAAGGTATGAAACCGGAGCTTCTCAACAATCTCTATGCGCTCCTCTATCAGAAGGCCGCATACGAGATTACAAAGGATGTGACCGGCGACGGCATCGTGTGGGCGCGTGCTGCTTGGGCCGGCTGTCAGCGTTATCCTCTCCATTGGGGCGGTGACTCATGCAGTTCGTGGGACGGTCTGGCCGGATCACTCAAGGGTGGCCTTCATTTCGGCTTGTCGGGATTCGCTTTCTGGAGTCATGACGTGCCGGGCTTCCACACTCTGCCCAACTTCATGAACTCTGTTGTTGACGATGATGTCTATGTCCGCTGGACGCAGTTCGGCGTATTCTCGTCGCATATCCGTTATCACGGCACAAGCAAGCGTGAGCCTTGGCATTATCCCGCGATTGCTCCGATTGTGAAAAAATGGTGGAAACTGCGCTACGGTCTGATTCCATACATCTATGCCGAAAGCGAGCGAGCGACCGTAAGCGGTTCGACTCTTGTGCAGGCGCTGATATTCCATCATCCCGATGATCGTACATGCCGTCACATCGACGATGAATATTATTTCGGTGACAGTTTCCTCGTCGCTCCCGTCATGAATTCAGAAAACCGTCGCGACATATATCTCCCCGAAGGCAAATGGGTGAATTTCTTTACAGGCGAAGTGGCCGATGGAGGTCGCTGGCTGAAAGATGTCGAAGTTCCACTCGACGAGATGCCTGTCTATGTTAAATATGGCAGCGACATACCGTTCTATCCCGAAGCCGTTGACTGCACCGACCAGATGGACATGGCCAAGACTGTCAGCCTCCATGTCGACGATGAATTCAAGGGTATATGGAACGAGAAACTGTTTAACGAATAAATTCCGCAGAAATGAATACTTGGAAAGAGAATCTTGAGGAAACCAAGCAACACTATATAGACTGGTGGAATCACAAAGGGATTGTGCTCAACATGTGGGAGCATTTTCAGGAAGGGGTCAAGCCTCACGCCGATATTCCCGCACCGGCTTCACCGGCTGATTTAAATCAGAAATGGTTTGACCCGAAGTGGCGTGCCGAATATCTCGACTGGTATGTGGCACACAGTTCGCTGAAAGCCGACATGCTCCCGGTAGCCAATACCCAGCTTGGTCCGGGTTCGCTTGCCGCGATACTCGGCGGTGTGTTCGAGGGCGGTCCTGATACAATCTGGATTCACCCCGACCCAGACTATACGGACGATATAAAGTTTGACGAGAACCATCCAAACTGGATTCTTCACAAAGAGCTTCTCAAGGCATGCAAGGCCAAGGCTCAGGGACATTACTATGTCGGTATGCCTGACCTCATGGAAGGTCTTGATGTACTTGCGGCCATAAAGGGTACTGACAAGGTGCTTCTCGACACCGTGATGCAGCCCGAAGTGCTCGAACGCCAGATGCAGCAGATCAACGACATATATTTCCGTGTCTATGACGAGCTTTACGATATAATACGCGAAGGCGACGAAATGGCATTCTGCTACTTCTCGTCGTGGGCCCCCGGCCGCATGTCGAAACTCCAGAGCGATATCTCGACTATGATAAGCGTCGAGGACTACCGCCGTTTCGTGCAGCCGTTCATCCGTGAGCAGTGCCGTAGGATTGACTATACGCTCTATCACCTCGACGGTGTAGGCGCGCTCCACCATCTGCCGGCGCTCCTTGAAGTCGAGGAACTCAACGCCATCCAGTGGACTCCCGGTGTCGGCGAACCTCAGGGCGGATCACCGAAGTGGTATGACCTTTACCGCCGTATCCTTGACGGAGGTAAGAGCATCATGGCTTGCTGGGTGACTCTCGATGAACTTAAGCCTCTCCTTGACAATATCGGTGGCAACGGCGTACACCTTGAAATGGATTTCCACAATGAGGCCGAGGTCGAGCAGGCGATGAGGATTGTTGAGGAATACCGTTACCGCCCGGCTGCCCGGCGTGATGATTCGGATGTGATGAAACTGACATCCGATAATCAGGATGTGTTTGATGCCGATGCAGAGGTCGAGCGCATAATTGATAAAGTTGAAAGTGAGGCTGCCGGAGCGGACGCTCCTTCGGTTCTTGTAATCGATGAGGAATCCCCGCTGCTCAAGGCTATGGAGAGACGTGTGCTCGTGCTTGACGGCGCAATGGGGACGATGATACAGTCCTGCGGACTTACAGAGAATGATTTCAGAGGAGAGAGATTCGGCAGTCACGAATGTGCGTTGCGAGGTAACAACGACCTGCTGTCGATAACACGGCCTGACATCATCCGTGATATTCACCGCAAGTATCTTGAAGCCGGCGCGGATATAATCAGCACTGATACTTTCAACGCGCAGCGCATTTCAATGGCCGATTTCAGGCTCGATGGAATATGCCGTGAAATAAATCTTGCGTCTGCCGGTCTCGCTCGTGAACTGGCCGATGAATACACTCGCAAGACTCCGTGGAAGCCTCGTTTCGTTGCCGGTTCAATGGGCCCGACAAGCAAGACTTGTTCGCTCAATACGGAAAGTGTACAGCCCGGATGGGCCACTTTCAGCTACGACATTCTTCTTGAAGCATACGAGGAACAAGCTTCGGCACTGATCGAAGGAGGCGTTGACATTCTTCTCATAGAGACGATTTTTGATGTCAAGAATGCCG is part of the Duncaniella dubosii genome and encodes:
- a CDS encoding homocysteine S-methyltransferase family protein, with the protein product MNTWKENLEETKQHYIDWWNHKGIVLNMWEHFQEGVKPHADIPAPASPADLNQKWFDPKWRAEYLDWYVAHSSLKADMLPVANTQLGPGSLAAILGGVFEGGPDTIWIHPDPDYTDDIKFDENHPNWILHKELLKACKAKAQGHYYVGMPDLMEGLDVLAAIKGTDKVLLDTVMQPEVLERQMQQINDIYFRVYDELYDIIREGDEMAFCYFSSWAPGRMSKLQSDISTMISVEDYRRFVQPFIREQCRRIDYTLYHLDGVGALHHLPALLEVEELNAIQWTPGVGEPQGGSPKWYDLYRRILDGGKSIMACWVTLDELKPLLDNIGGNGVHLEMDFHNEAEVEQAMRIVEEYRYRPAARRDDSDVMKLTSDNQDVFDADAEVERIIDKVESEAAGADAPSVLVIDEESPLLKAMERRVLVLDGAMGTMIQSCGLTENDFRGERFGSHECALRGNNDLLSITRPDIIRDIHRKYLEAGADIISTDTFNAQRISMADFRLDGICREINLASAGLARELADEYTRKTPWKPRFVAGSMGPTSKTCSLNTESVQPGWATFSYDILLEAYEEQASALIEGGVDILLIETIFDVKNADAAIKAAVKAMRKAGKTLPLMLSFTVKTPDGYNMLGQSVSEFIAGLKDVPVLSVGLNCVRDISEMIPLLVRLGIECDYRISAYPNAGLPDDNGNYGLSPEMLQAAMWPLLDGHVVNVIGGCCGTTDKHIAALARITEPVKGLWLSPHCPGLKSDVAEIKSGEKTRYREPVIAHGVNCDCCPPANMNPESVAVSDDAVFEAILSGKADDAAAATKVLVDKGVAPQEIINGQMIRAMAEVGQRFQDGKAFVPQLLMAGRAMKSALELLKPMLAGGAAATLGKVVIGTVKGDLHDIGKNLVASMLEGCGFEVINIGIDVPAETFVDEVRKSGADILCMSALLTTTMTYMKDVIVALEEAGIRDKVKVMVGGAPVSQTFADEIGADGYSDNANTAVALARRLVGA
- a CDS encoding vitamin B12 dependent-methionine synthase activation domain-containing protein, encoding MIKRELNFEDLAIGLPEIYEQMGYGTAAPDAMTVGETDEMLACVARFVRPGFCFFVTDGKLDPDSATLTVMGRDFSVGRIISRQLRGSSRYTFFIATAGTEFEEFQHKLMDDGDMVKVFIADAIGSVIAEKAADCMEEELQRLLDPSGWRHTNRFSPGYCGWHVSGQQDLFRLFPEEKPCGVALTPSSLMTPIKSVSGVIGLGENVRKLEYSCGLCDFKQCYKRKIPSRR
- a CDS encoding right-handed parallel beta-helix repeat-containing protein; translation: MRFLTLLIALVLASAIGSHAGNIYVSALKGDDNAPGTVARPLKSVGEALKRAREWRRLKAKEAAGDIRIILEGGVYRQATPLFLRPEDSGTPESATVICAPKGETAVISGGVEVKGWTKGCDDPRVAGHLRDKIWVAEAPLSASRIVETRQLYVNGRKAQRASQFAPGVMERMVDFNAAGRTITVPAPSVDLSAARQLEMFVHQRWAIAILRVKDMVTDGNGNTVVSFHDPESRLEFDHPWPQPVIGGERGNSSFFFANALELLDTPGEWYQDYPSGRIYYYPVESDGDMNGAEVTIPLLETIVAVEGSRERNVGNIRFENVGFEHAAWLRPSVEGHVTLQGGFRLLDAYKLHIPGLPEKAELENQAWIARPEAAITVRHAGNIDFKDCTFRHLGATGLDYVTAVSDSEVTGCLFEDIGGTALQMGAFPDGGFETHVPYVPSVAGDICRNISVKSNIIRDATNEDWGCVGIGAGYVRDVTIADNEVSHLNYSGICVGWGWTPLESGMSNNRITGNHVHHFAAQLYDAGGIYTLSNQPGSVIAGNRIDNLIDAPYATNNRAFYIYFDEATDGYTVDGNHCPDAEFGYNRPGPKLVVGDNGPHISLDLNLPEKR
- a CDS encoding glycoside hydrolase family 31 protein translates to MKPTNYHLFDFLDFDVDLKRDESLWKSCSPTAVEVRDGDVLVTVPFQKQVLANDMAADESAPRENHTLIIRQYGPKITRVFMGFGEIEMTDDSEMLMLSERVVKMPLDAKFNDGEWIISTADGIRRAVINMREPLLDRWSTLLPDPQETLDLRLFPDGKREVRLAAYDHFSPPRYDALPLAYCKLDGKKERATLSFECKPDECFGGTGERFAKMDLSGQTFFLKNQDGQGVNNRRTYKNIPFYVSSRMYGTFYHTTSWCKLSLAGHSARSVQFMSDQALVDAFVIGGDSIEEIVRGYRDLTGYPTMPPLWSFGVWMSRMTYFSADEVDGICDRLREEHYPCDVIHLDTGWFRTDWLCEWKFNPERFPDPEGFLKGLRDKGFRVSLWQLPYVAKDAEQIDEARENDYIAPLTKQQASEGSNFSALDYAGTIDFTYPAATEWYKGLLKELLDMGVVCIKTDFGENIHMDAVYKGMKPELLNNLYALLYQKAAYEITKDVTGDGIVWARAAWAGCQRYPLHWGGDSCSSWDGLAGSLKGGLHFGLSGFAFWSHDVPGFHTLPNFMNSVVDDDVYVRWTQFGVFSSHIRYHGTSKREPWHYPAIAPIVKKWWKLRYGLIPYIYAESERATVSGSTLVQALIFHHPDDRTCRHIDDEYYFGDSFLVAPVMNSENRRDIYLPEGKWVNFFTGEVADGGRWLKDVEVPLDEMPVYVKYGSDIPFYPEAVDCTDQMDMAKTVSLHVDDEFKGIWNEKLFNE
- the fucI gene encoding L-fucose isomerase gives rise to the protein MNTYPKIGIRPIIDARQGGIRESLEDKTMNLAKAVANLISANLRYPDGSPVECVIADGTIGRVPEAAACAEKFEREGVGATISVTSCWCYGSETMDMHPHWPKAVWGFNGTERPGAVYLAAVLAAHAQKGLPAFGIYGHDVQDLDDNSIPADVAEKLLRFTRAALAVALMRGKSYLSVGNVAMGIAGSIVDPDFLQEYLGIRAEQVDMTEVARRITLGIYDHEEYEKAMAWTEKYCKPREGEDFKNRPEKKKTREEKDADWEFVVKMTLIIRDLMQGNPKLREMGYLEEALGHNAIAGGFQGQRQWTDFYPNGDFSEALLNTSFDWNGIREAFVFATENDCCNGIAMLFGHLLTNRAQFFSDVRTYWSPEAVKRVTGKELTGRAADGMIHLINSGATTLDGTGQVSDAEGNPMMKEPWEMTESDVEKCLGATTWYPADRDYFRGGGFSSNFLTKGGMPVTMMRLNLVKGLGPVLQIAEGWTADVDPEIMKVLDMRTDPTWPTTWFVPRLCPDRDAFKDVYSVMNNWGANHGAISYGHIGADLITLASILRIPVCMHNVEDEKIFRPAAWNAFGMDKEGSDYRACATYGPIYK